The genomic segment AAATAGGTAAAATTTTAGAAACTTCTTTTTTAAAACTTTCTAAAGATGATCCTACAATTACAGTATCTAAATCAACGAAAGATGATTTAGTTAAAATTGGATTTAATAAGCAAAAAATAGAAATTCTTCCAGAAGGAATTGATTTTCCCCATTGGAACTGGCAGCAATTTCTTCCTAAAAGTAAGGATCCTATTTTTATTTATGTGGGACGATTTGCAAATTATAAAGGCATAGATACTGCTATTCGAGCTTTTATAAAATTCAAAAGTCGTTACAGTAGAAGCTTATTATGGATAGTTGGTAAGAAAAATGAAGAATATATTACAAATGTCATTGATAAAATAATCCAGTATGAAGCTTCAGATCCTATACAAACTACAATTGATATTATTTATCATGGTTTTGTAACTGAAGAAAGAAAATTAGAACTCATGAGTAAAGCCCATGCTCTTATTTTCCCTTCAATAAGAGAGGGATGGGGATTAGTTATTACAGAAGCTGCCGCAGTAGGAACTCCTAGTATAGGATTTAATTCTCCAGGAATAAGAGATGCTTTAGATTATGGTGAAGCAGGATATTTATGTAAAGAAAATACAGTAGAGGAAATTTATGAAAATATGTGTAGAGTTTACGAAAATCCAAATGAATATAGAGAGATTCGAAAAGCAGCTTATGAATATTCCTTAAATTTCCATTGGGACAACACAGGAAAAGCATTTAATCAGTTTTTAAAAAATTTAAAGGAGAAAAAATATGACTTCTAAAATAGCTATTGTTTTATCTACATATAACAATGAAAAAATAATAGAAAAAACTATTAACTCATGTTTAAATCAGACATACAAAAATTTTTTTATTGTTATTGCTGATGATGGATCTACTGATAAGACTCCTATTATTGAAAAAAACTTTTCTAAAAAATATGAAAATGTATTTTTTTTTAAACTTGCCCATGGCGAGCGAGGAATAGCTAGAAAAACTGCTATTGAAAAAGCTAAAGAATTAGGTTTAGATTATTTATATATCATTGACTCTGATATGGTTTTAAAAGAAACTCTTTTAGAAGAAGTTTATTTATATTTTTCAAAAAATCCCAATGTAGGAGCATTAGTTATCCCTGAAATTCCCTACAGTGATTTTAATAATTTTTTTACTAAGGTTAAAGTTTTTGAAAGAAAAATCCTTAACAATGCTGGAGAGAACCTGGGATTTCATTCTATTGAAGGAGCCAGATTTTGGCAATATAAAGAGTATATTAAATCAGGTGAAATTAATTTTAATCAAATTTCTTTTGAGGAAACTCAACCTACCATAAGATATTTACAAAAAGGAGGAGTTATTAAAAGAGCTATCTTTACAGGGGTTTTTCATAATGAAGGCTATGTCACTTTAAAAAATATTTTAAGAAAAAAAGCTTATTATTTTTCTGTAATGGATAAAACTTTAAAAAGCGAAAATAATGGTTTTAGAGAAGCTTTAAAACGTTGGTATTTTTTTAGACCTGTATTATATAGACGGGACAATATAAAAGAGTATATTAAACATCCTATTTTATTTTTAGGAATGATTTATATGTATATTCTCTTAACTTTTCTTGGAATATTTAATATTTTAAAGAAGAAATAGCTATCAAAATAGATAGCTATTTCTTCCCATCTTTTCTTTTATTATAAATAATCATAACCACAAACCCTATAAATCCCACAGCAAATACTATAAATCCTATATTAAAGAAATTTTTCAATACTATTTTAAATTTTATCTCTCTAAAATTTTTAGCCTTTGTGTAGGGTCTAATTCCATTAATATACTTATTTAATCTTTTTTTATCTCCATCTTCCCATATAGCAGCAGGAGACTCTCCATAGGTCAATATATCTCCATCTTTAGCCGTAGTTCCATAGACTAATTTTTCCATTGGATTATTAAATAAGATTTTAAAATTATTATTTTTTTCTATTTTTTCAAAATAATTCTCATAAATTAATAGTGAATCCAGTAAGATCATTGAATCATAGGGAATAACTTCATAATTTTTTAATTCTAAATAACCATATTTCTTCTTATCTCCCCTTGCCCAAATTTGAAGTTGCATATATGCCGTATCCTTAGGAATTCTTATTAGTTGTTCATAATCATTCCACTCCTTCTTTTTTTGCTCTTCAACCTCATAAATAAAAGCTGTTCCTAAAAATCTATGGGTCTTATCTAAAAAATAAACCTTCATATGTCTTTTCCTAACAATTTCTGATTTTGCACTTAATCTAAATAAATACTCTTCATCATATTTAACAGGAACTTTTTCAGAAGCTACAATATACCAATCACAAGAACATGTTGGATCATAATTTACCCTTAACATATCTTTTTTTAAATCCAATTGGAACATATTTTCATTTATAAACTCACATTCACTACAATCTTCTTGAAAGGGAATTTGCTCAAATTTTTCTATAATTATTTCATCTGGATTCATTTTATGTAGATTCTCTAGCTTCATAACAGAGGGAATTTTCGAATTAAATTTTAATTTAATTGTATATTTACCTTTTTCTAGGAAAATATTATTTAAATCATAATCCCTATAATTTTGTAAAATTTCAAATTTTTCCTTATATACTCTTTGGAAAACTTCGTTATATATATCATAATCTACCATTATTTTATTTTCTCTATTTCTATTTATAAATTCCTTTGAATCTATCTTTTTTTCATATATAATTTTATTTTCTTCGTTTATAATAGTTAAAGTTAAATTGTCATTTACATCGGGAATTGCTTCCATCTTTAACTTTAAATTATAATTACTATCCTTTAATATTTCTATATTACTAGATAGTATTCCTTCTTGACTTCGAATACCTTTTCCACCACTTAGCATAGGATAACTACGTAAAGTTTGAATATTTCCATTATATTCAAAATCATTTTCTCCCTCAAGATGAATAAATAAATTATTTTTATCAATCAATTTTTCTAACCTATCTTTATAATAAATTTCATCTTTTTCATCTATTAAAACCATATAACTAAGAGAATTAAATCCTTCCATACTTTTTAAAATTATTTCTAGATTCCCCTTATCAAAATTAAATTTATCAATTTTAACCCATTCAAATGAACTTTTAGTGGTAGTTTTTGTATCTATATAATATTCTTTTCCTTGGATATTTACTCTTAAAAACCCTCCAGCAGGAGATTTAAAAACTCTCATATAATAATTATAGTTTCCTTTTTGCTCTATATTTTTATCCACTTTTAATATATTTTCTTCCATATAATCTTCATAGGAAACTATTATAAAATCATGTATCCACCAATAACTTTTTTGTGTTATATTTTCAAAACTAAGTAAATCTATTCTCATATATTTTGTTTTAGGAGGAGAAATATATCTTCCAGTAAAATTCATTTCAGTATAAGAAAATTCATTAGTTGGAGCGGAAACATAAGTTATCCCTAATTCCTCTTCATTTTCATCAAAAAATCTTACTTTTAAATGAAGTCTATCTACTCCCTTTCCAGAAATAATCAAATTAAAATTATAAAGAACATTTTCCTTAGCCTCTAAAAATCCAGTTTTAGCTATTTGCCAAACATTATTCGGATTACCGTCTAAAATTTTACTAGTAATTACAGGAATTTCATTTATATTACTTCTAGGATAACCCTGTATAGAAACAATATTGGGATTGTCTGGTTGGAAAAAAATATCTTTCCTTAAAAATGTCTCTAGATTATATACTAATTTCCCTGGATATTTATCTATATTATAGGATGGAAATGATAATCTTGAACTTGTTATGGTTGTTGCTACTCCCATATTTTTATCTAGGTCATATTGGTAATTATTGATTCCATGAATCTTTAAATACCACTTCCAATCCTCATTTTTTACTGAAACCTTTCCCCAATTTAAAAATACATCCGCTGTATTTATATAGTCAAACGGATTAACATAAAATTTTTCTGGTAAACTAGAAAGATATAAATCATTAAAATTAACCGTTTCTATATAATCATTTTTTAAAGAATAAAAATCTTCATTATATTTTTGTCCATTTGTAAAAAATACTCCATAATTGGTAAAATCAAAATTTTCATAAGTACTATACCCATCTAATTTTGAAAATCCATAAGGTGTTAAAACTTTTTTAGATAATAAAGATAAATATTCTCCCTTTTCTTTAAGTTTAAAAGTAGTAAAAATTCTATCAGAAAATCTTTCTTCTAAATTTTTATCCTTTCTTAAAATTTGTAAATTAAAATTTTGTCGTTGATTTTGTCCATAATATTGATTATGATATGTTAAATAATCAACTGGGAGAATCTTTAATATTTCACCTACTCTATCACTATATCCCCAGTCTAAAAGATGCTGAACATAATATAAATAATTAGTAATATTATCAATATTTCCTTCATAATGAAATATTGTATCCTTTTGAGAACTATATATTTGAAAGTCTCCTGTGGCCTTTGGTCTTCCATCAGGAGTAAAATTCCAATAAGGCGTTGTAAACCCTGTATAAGAATAGGTCATGCTATCAGCTATGGGAAGATAAAAATGTTTTTCTAGACCTTTATTTCTATTTGTTATATCTTGTAGTATTTGATATTCTTCAGGGACTTTTACAGGATGATAAAATCCATTTATATATAATTGATAATATGGATATATATACATTCCTAGACTAAAAAATACTCCTACTAAAATTCCTAATTCTAATAAAACTTCTTTTAAGCTCTCAGTTTTTCTATTAAAAAAACTTCGTAAACCAAATGCTAATATAATTGTCATTCCCATTACAGCAATTCCCGCAAATTTATTAGGATCTCTAAATATATTTCCAAAAATAGGAAGTTTTGTTGCAAATATAAATAAATCTTCAATATATTTATATTTAATTCCAGTTCCTAAAATTAGAAACATACTAGATGTCACTGTCATAAATAAAATAATATTATCCTGATAACCCCTTGCAGAAATTCCATAAATCATAAAGGCAAATAAAATACCTCCACCTACATAAAAATATATAGGTAACTCTTCTAAATTTATCATAGGCCACCAGTAACTATTCATATAAATAACATTTTTAAAGGAACTGTATTTACTAAACATTCCGAAAGTTTCCATTGCATTTATATTATTTTGAGAAACTTGAGTTTTAAATAAAATTGTTAAAATATAAATTCCTAACCAGTATAAACAAAATAAAAAAGAAGTCATTCCAATTAA from the Cetobacterium ceti genome contains:
- a CDS encoding glycosyltransferase family 4 protein produces the protein MRKIILFLSWRDIKSPKKGGAEVYTHEMLKRADKSEYEFIHFSPIFENCQNDEIIDGVRYVRGGKGPFSVILEAKKYYNMNEEYIDYVVDQCNTHRFFTKLWVPKEKRIFFIHQLTREIWDLNLSFPLNKIGKILETSFLKLSKDDPTITVSKSTKDDLVKIGFNKQKIEILPEGIDFPHWNWQQFLPKSKDPIFIYVGRFANYKGIDTAIRAFIKFKSRYSRSLLWIVGKKNEEYITNVIDKIIQYEASDPIQTTIDIIYHGFVTEERKLELMSKAHALIFPSIREGWGLVITEAAAVGTPSIGFNSPGIRDALDYGEAGYLCKENTVEEIYENMCRVYENPNEYREIRKAAYEYSLNFHWDNTGKAFNQFLKNLKEKKYDF
- a CDS encoding glycosyltransferase family 2 protein, translating into MTSKIAIVLSTYNNEKIIEKTINSCLNQTYKNFFIVIADDGSTDKTPIIEKNFSKKYENVFFFKLAHGERGIARKTAIEKAKELGLDYLYIIDSDMVLKETLLEEVYLYFSKNPNVGALVIPEIPYSDFNNFFTKVKVFERKILNNAGENLGFHSIEGARFWQYKEYIKSGEINFNQISFEETQPTIRYLQKGGVIKRAIFTGVFHNEGYVTLKNILRKKAYYFSVMDKTLKSENNGFREALKRWYFFRPVLYRRDNIKEYIKHPILFLGMIYMYILLTFLGIFNILKKK